The bacterium genome segment GAAAAGGACAGGGCTGACTATGGTGTTGTGCCTATAGAAAATTCTATAGAGGGTGTTGTAACCCATACACTTGATATGTTTGTAGAAAGTAATTTAAATATCACGGCAGAGGTATTGCTTGATGTACATCATTTTCTCCTTTCAAAAGAGAAGTCAATCAAAGACATAAAAAAGGTCTATTCACACCCTCAGGCAATAAGTCAGTGCTGGAACTGGATTGTAGAAAATATACCTGATACTGCATTGATAGAGACCGAAAGTACAGCCACAGCGGTAAAAATGGCAAAAAAAGAAAGAAATGCTGCTGCTATTGGTTCAATTACTGCTGCAGATATTTACAATATAGAGGTTCTCGCTGAAAAGATAGAGGACTATAGCGAGAATATTACGAGATTCTTAGTAATAGGGAAAAATTTTTCCGGCAAAACAGGCAAGGATAAAACATCTATACTTGTTTCCATTAAGGATAGAGTGGGAGCACTTCATGATATTTTATTACACTTTAAGAAAAACTGCATAAATCTTACAAGAATTGAATCAAGACCCAGTAAAAAGAGGGCGTGGGACTATATCTTCTTCTTTGATTTTATCGGTCATAAAGATGATATTAATGTTAAGAATGCATTGAAAAAAATAGAGAAAGAGAGTGTTTTCCTCAAAATATTAGGTTCTTATCCAATAGGTGGGAAAAATGTTTAATGATATGAAATTTGGAGGTTGATATGGCTGACATAATTATAATGAGTTCTTCGGCAACAAAGAAGCAGATAGATAATGTGGTAAAAAGAATAAAGAGTTTGGGTTTTAATGTAAATATCAGCAAAGGAGCAGAGAAAACCATAATTGGAATTATAGGTGATACAAGAGGTATATCTGATGAGGTATTCAAAATCCTGCCAGGGGTAGGGGAAGTAATAAGTATATTAAAGGACTATAAATTAGCAAGTAGAGAGTTTCATCCTGCTGACAGTGTCATAAAAATAGGTGATATTGAAATAGGAAGTAAAACGATGGTTGTAATTGCCGGTCCCTGTTCTGTGGAAAATGAAAAGCAACTTTTAAGAACGGCTGAGTTTATTAAAAAATGTGGGGGGAAAATACTCAGAGGTGGGGCTTTTAAACCGAGAACTTCCCCATATTCTTTCTCTGGCCTTGGATTGGAAGGTTTAAAGATATTAAAAAATGTAAAGAAAGCAACAGGACTACCTATCATAACAGAAGTTCTTTCTCCTGAAGATGTTGAGAGTACTATGGAAGTCGCAGATATACTTCAAATAGGAGCAAGAAATATGTTTAATTACCGTCTTTTACAGAAAGTAGGGCGGATAGATAAACCCGTCCTTCTTAAAAGAGCTTTTTCTGCAACAATCACTGAGTTTCTTAACTGTGCCGAATATATTCTTAAAGAAGGAAATAAAAAAGTTATATTATGTGAAAGAGGTATAAGGTCTTTTGATTCTACTTTCACAAGAAATACCCTTGACCTTTCTGCTGTTGCTGTTTTAAAAAAAGAGACCCATCTACCTGTATTTGTTGACCCCAGTCATGGAACAGGGAGAAGAGACCTTGTAATTCCAATGAGTAAGGCATCCATTGCAACAGGGGCAGATGGACTGATGATAGAAGTCCATCCTAAACCGGAAGAAGCACTATCAGATGGATTTCAATCATTAACACTTGAAATGTTCTCTCATCTTATGGAAGAGATAATACCAATATCTAAAGTAATGGGAAGAAGAATATAGGGAAGGAGTGTAATATGGGCAAAGTAAGAGTAGGACTTATCGGAGCAGGTGGAATAATACAGCGCCTGCATATCCCTTCTCTAAAAAAAATTGAAGGAGTGGAGATTGCAGGTATATCAGATGTGAATAAAGAAAAAATTAAATATGTGGCAGAAAAATTTGAAATTAGAAATACCTTCACTGAATGGGAAAAGTTAATTGAAACAGATATAGATGCTGTGGTTATCGCTTCTCCAAATGTTTTTCACGCCAAACAATCCATCAAAGCAATGGAAGCAGGTAAGGACGTCCTCTGTGAAAAACCAGTATGTCTTACCTCAAAAGAAGCGGAGGATATTTTCAACGTAGCAGCGAAGACAAAAAGGATATTTATGGCTGCTTTCCCCAGAAGATTTTCTGGAGAGGTAAAGGTATTAAAACCAATGATAGATAGAGGAGAATTTGGAGAGATATATTATGTAAAAACAGCATGGTTGAGAAGACGTGGTATTCCTGGACTTGGGACATGGTTTACAGATAAAAAACTTGCAGGTGGCGGTCCAATGATGGATATAGGTGTCCATATGCTTGACCTTGTTATGTATCTTATAGGAGCACCCGAACCAAAAATAGTTATGGGTTCTACCTATGAGAAATTCAAAGACAGGGCAACTGATGGTGGATGGCCACCTCTGGAAACGAGGGTAGGAGATAAGGCAGAAGGGAAAATGGAGGTAGAAGACCTTGCCTGTGGTTTTGTGAAACTATCTACAGGGGCTACATTATTTGTTGAAGCAAGCTGGGCAGGTAATTCTGACACTGGATTGAAAACAGAACTTTTGGGTACACTCGCAGGCGTCTGTATGCCAGACCCGAATGACCCCAAAAATCCCATAAGAATATTTTCTGAAAACAAGGGGATTATTACAGATATAATACCACAACTTCCACATTCTGAAATGGACTATGAAGAAGTAAAACACTTTATTGAATGTGTAAGGGAACGAAAAGAACCCATAACAACAAAACAGGAGATTCTCTCGGTGGTAAAAATAGTAGAGGGTATCTATAAATCAGCAGAAACAGGGAAACCAGTTATTTTTTAATGGCAGTTAACATCCATAATCAATAAGTGAAAAAAGAAAAATACAACTTACTGAAAACTAATAAATCAGGACTGGAAAAGGGTCTTGTTCAGATATATACAGGAGAAGGTAAAGGAAAGACAACAGCAGCAGTAGGACTGGCTTTAAGAGCAGCAGGGGCAGGACTGAAGGTAGGTTTTTTCCAGTTTTTCAAAAAACCGATTTCTGGTGAAATTACATCCCTTCGGAATATAAAAAATATAGCTATCTATCATCCTGTACCTTATCATCCTGCGTTCAAGTATATTTCATCAACGGAGTTGGATAGACAGAAGAGAAATTTCCGTAGGATATGGAAAGAAAAAGTTATTGACACTATAAAGAAAAAAAATTACGATGTGATAGTTCTCGATGAAATCCTCATTGCTATCCGTGATGGTTTTTTAGATGAAAAAGAACTTATCCTTTTTATTGATGAAAGAAGGAGCAATACTGAGATTGTTCTAACAGGAAGATATATAACAGATGGACTTATAGATAAAGCAGATATTATTACAGAGATGAAAAAGATAAAACATCCTTTCCCCGAAATTAAAGCAAGAAAAGGGATAGAATATTGAAAAATGAAAAGGATAGATAATAGACAGAGTATATATTTTCTTCTAAAAGGAAGGAGAAAAACATATGGAAAAAATAACCGCAGAAGTATTAAAAATTTTGAAAGAG includes the following:
- the pheA gene encoding prephenate dehydratase, which gives rise to MKNIDEIRKKIDEIDRNILEMLNLRAEIVKEISALKKENNLPPFDPSRERRIIEELSRRNKGPLTDKDIEIIMGTIFKIYRGMFRPLRISYLGPEGTFTHQAALKKFGEKSEFIPCKTIDNIFREVEKDRADYGVVPIENSIEGVVTHTLDMFVESNLNITAEVLLDVHHFLLSKEKSIKDIKKVYSHPQAISQCWNWIVENIPDTALIETESTATAVKMAKKERNAAAIGSITAADIYNIEVLAEKIEDYSENITRFLVIGKNFSGKTGKDKTSILVSIKDRVGALHDILLHFKKNCINLTRIESRPSKKRAWDYIFFFDFIGHKDDINVKNALKKIEKESVFLKILGSYPIGGKNV
- a CDS encoding Gfo/Idh/MocA family oxidoreductase — encoded protein: MGKVRVGLIGAGGIIQRLHIPSLKKIEGVEIAGISDVNKEKIKYVAEKFEIRNTFTEWEKLIETDIDAVVIASPNVFHAKQSIKAMEAGKDVLCEKPVCLTSKEAEDIFNVAAKTKRIFMAAFPRRFSGEVKVLKPMIDRGEFGEIYYVKTAWLRRRGIPGLGTWFTDKKLAGGGPMMDIGVHMLDLVMYLIGAPEPKIVMGSTYEKFKDRATDGGWPPLETRVGDKAEGKMEVEDLACGFVKLSTGATLFVEASWAGNSDTGLKTELLGTLAGVCMPDPNDPKNPIRIFSENKGIITDIIPQLPHSEMDYEEVKHFIECVRERKEPITTKQEILSVVKIVEGIYKSAETGKPVIF
- a CDS encoding cob(I)yrinic acid a,c-diamide adenosyltransferase, coding for MKKEKYNLLKTNKSGLEKGLVQIYTGEGKGKTTAAVGLALRAAGAGLKVGFFQFFKKPISGEITSLRNIKNIAIYHPVPYHPAFKYISSTELDRQKRNFRRIWKEKVIDTIKKKNYDVIVLDEILIAIRDGFLDEKELILFIDERRSNTEIVLTGRYITDGLIDKADIITEMKKIKHPFPEIKARKGIEY
- the aroF gene encoding 3-deoxy-7-phosphoheptulonate synthase; translated protein: MADIIIMSSSATKKQIDNVVKRIKSLGFNVNISKGAEKTIIGIIGDTRGISDEVFKILPGVGEVISILKDYKLASREFHPADSVIKIGDIEIGSKTMVVIAGPCSVENEKQLLRTAEFIKKCGGKILRGGAFKPRTSPYSFSGLGLEGLKILKNVKKATGLPIITEVLSPEDVESTMEVADILQIGARNMFNYRLLQKVGRIDKPVLLKRAFSATITEFLNCAEYILKEGNKKVILCERGIRSFDSTFTRNTLDLSAVAVLKKETHLPVFVDPSHGTGRRDLVIPMSKASIATGADGLMIEVHPKPEEALSDGFQSLTLEMFSHLMEEIIPISKVMGRRI